The following nucleotide sequence is from Candidatus Hydrogenedens sp..
TTGTAGAATAACTTTGTATAACCATAACTCCATAATTATTCCCCACAAGACCACCAACATAGGATACCCCGGCAACAATTCCTGTAGAATAACATTGCTTAACTTCACCATAAAAAGTACAATCATTCTTCCCTATCAAGCCCCCAACATAAATAAAACCTACCACACTGCCAGAGAAATAGCATTGTGTAACTTTCCCAAAATTATACCCTATCAGACCACCAGCAGAATTATCCCCAAATACCCAAGTATTTTCTAAAATTAAATTGCAAATCTCTCCAGAAGATACAGCAAATAAACCAGCACACCCTTCATGGCAATTTATATACAAATTCCGTATTTCACACCCATTACCATTAAATTTTCCCGAAAATCCATACGGGAAAGTACCTATAGGTACAAAGCCTGCACCATCATTCCAGTTTATAGTCTCACTTGCATCTATGTCCTGTATCAATTCATACTCTTCATCCAACGGATATGACGGGTCATTGCCTATGTTCTGTAGCTCATAAATATTACTTATCTGTATTGCTCCCAAGCATAAGGAATGTAATAATAGAATTAAACCAGATAAGAACATTATGTTAAAAAGTCTACTTAATCTGTATAAAAAAGAATGATTACTATCCATCATTTTATTTACACCTCAGAGTGCCTCCTTTCTTATTCAGCCTTCACTTGATACCCTCGGATGTTTTCAAGGGTATAAATCATACAAAAAGATTAAACAAATAATAAGATTCGCACTTCTTTTAAGTCCTAATTATCTCATATATTTTTTACCTTCCTTTTTTACATACATTTACTGACCCGAAATTTTCATACATACTTATTTTTGGTATACCATAATAATATTCTAAAATCAAGTTTTTGCGGGATATTATTAAAATCAAAGCATTATTTTTCAAAGATAGTAGAGGCGAAAAATCTTTCGCCTCTACATTTTTTGTCTTTCCCTTTATATAGATGAAGCGTCCTGGCTTCTGGTATTTTTAGGTAGTTAAATCTTTTTACCACAAAGAACAAAAAGTCCCTGCACAAAGTCCAAAAAGTAGAGACCGTCCCCTTTTATTATATACATCCTCTGTGTCCTTTGTATAAAATTTCTTTTGTGTCCTCTGTGGTTAATTCTTGAAACACAAATGATTCAAATAAAACAAACGAGATCTCTGAATAGAGGAAAAAAAACAAAAAATCAATAAGAAAAAACTCAATTATTGTTTATAGAAAAGATATTTTCCTTTCTCAAAGCGATTTTCTTTTTCCAAAAACGGTATAATTATTTTACATTTTAATCTAAAAACTAAAAACCCTATTTGTTCAGAGGTCTCATATATTAATTGGTATAGGGATTTATTGGAGTTATACTAAGGAGTAGTTTATGAGTTTCCATTGGGTAAACAAGGAGAAATTTGTATATAAGTATATTATTTGGAAAAAAATAGAGATTAGGGTAATACCGAGATAATGCAAATAAAATGGCTTAATAGCCTCATGCAGAATAAAACGAGTAATTATCTATATTGAACTTATTACCCTATGTACCAGAGATAATCCTTATCATAAAATAACTAAATAAAATTGAGCACAATCTTAGAAATAACTTGATTATCGTTAATCTATTTTTATGAACAAAAACAGAATTCATTTTGCTTTTAGTGAAAGAAAATGTTTATATTATAGTATTATCTGAACAAAAAGAAAAAATTGTAAGACTACTAACAAAAAAATATTTGTTCGTGAACAAATAGAAAATTGTGTAATTCAAAAATGAGTGAGAAAAGATATCTGGATAAAGTTTTTTACAAAGATGCTAGGAGTATGGAAGAAATCCCAGACGGAGTTGTGGACTTAGTCGTAACAAGCCCTCCATATTTTAATATAAAAGACTATTCAAAAGATGGCTGGCAAAAAACTTACCATTCAAAAAAAATCTCCGGACAGATTGGAGATATTAGTGATTATGAAACTTACATTCAAGAATTGTTGAAAGTTTGGAATGAGTGTGATCGCACACTTAAACCAAATGGGAAACTAATCATTAATGCTCCACTTATGCCAATGTTAAAACGAGAATTAAATACACACTATAACAGACATATTTTTGATATAGCAGCTGACATCCAACACTCTATATTGAAAAACATTAAAAATATGTTTTTATATGATATTTATATATGGAATAGAATTAACTGGAGTAAAAAGTTAATGTTTGGAAGTTATCCTTACCCGCGAAATTTTTATGCACAAAATACAATAGAGTTTATAACTGTATATGTAAAGGAAGGAAAACCTGATAATAACATTCCTAAAGAAATTAGAGAAAGAAGTAAACTCACAGAAAAAGAATGGGTAGAATATACCAAACAAATATGGAATATTCCAATTCCAAGCAAAAATGATCTTGCTTTTGGGAAACATCCTGCTATTATGCCAGAAGAAATTGTTAGAAGATGTGTTAAATTATTTACATATATTGGTGATGTTGTTTTAGATCCATTTGCGGGGAGTGGAACAACATTGAAAGTCGCGAAAGATTTAGGAAGACATTTTATAGGATATGAGATTTGCAAAACATATAAAGATGTAATAGATAGAAAACTTAGTCAAATTACCTTTGAAGAATTTTTGTATGCTAAAGGTTGAAACTAATAAACTTTATGTAATGGATTGTTTCAAATTTTTGAAATTGGTTCCTGAAGAATTTGTCGATTTGATAATTATTGACCCACCCTACAATATGAAAAAAGATAAATGGGATAAGTTTAATTCCACTGAAGATTTTTTTAAATTTACGAACTCCTATTTGGATATGTTAATTCCGAAGTTGAAGGTAACAGGAAGTTTTTATATTTTTAATTCTCCATTTAATTGTGCATTTATATTGAAATATCTTTTAGATAAAGGATTAACTTTTCAAAATTGGATAACATGGGATAAAAGAGATGGTTTGTCTGCTGCTAAAAGGAAATATACAAGTAGTCAGGAAACTATATTATTCCTTACAAGGTCCCATAAATACACTTTTAATGTAGACGATGTTAGAATTCCTTATGACTCTCTTGAGAGGATAGAACATGCTAAAAAAAAAGGCATACTTAAAAATGATAAAAGGTGGTATCCTCATCCTAAAGGTAAACTTTGTACGGATGTATGGCATTTTTCAAGTGAGAGACATAAAAATAAAATAAACGGCAAAACTCCTAAATTACCCCATGCAACCCCTAAACCTCTTGACTTAATTGAAAGAATAATTAAAGCAAGTAGTAATCCGGGAGATTTAGTATTAGATTGTTTTGTCGGTATAGGGACAACTGCCGTTGCTGCAAAAGGGTTAGGACGAAACTTTATTGGTTGCGATATTAATCCTGAATACATAAAAATTGCTAATCAAAGGTTAAAAATGATAAAGAATGAATAACAAATTTTTTTATTATTTAAAACAACGTATTACAAGACATGACTACAGAGGTTACCATCTTTCTCAACACAATAGATTACCATTTGAAAAAGTTTGCTATCTATTAGAGACAATCTATAACAACATCAAAAATAAAAAAATTAAGATACATGTTGGCGACTGGAAGGGGATTAAACAAGACTGTAGTGAATATTACAAAATAATTGAATATATCAACAAAAGTAAAAACTTCTCTTGTACCATTAACTCTTTGAAAAAAAATATATTCCCTGATTTATCTGTAATGGGATTTTTAGATAGATTTGATAAAAACAATACATTAGTATTGCAAGGCAGAAAAAGTAAAATATATTATGTTAAGTTGAGTGATTTAGCAGTGGATTTTGTAAACGAAAAAAGTTTATTAAAAAAGTATAAAATTTATATCGATGCAGTAGAAAAATTGGTTGCCCCAATTTTGGAAGAATTATTTATGATACTATTTAAAAAGTTTGATTCTATTAATATTTATGAGTATACACTTATATTATCCGATCCAAACCTAAACGCGGATAAAAAGGTGGAACTTATCAAAGAATATAGAAAATTAAAGAAAATACAACAAGCAAGTATAATTTCTTGCATTCAAAAAACATTTCAAGAAATCAACAAAAAAGCAAAAAATAAAACTGATAAAAGAGATTTTATGAATTGGTATAATGAATCATTACAAGTTTTCAACCTACTTAATCAGACAATTTACTTTAAGACTTTTAAAAAGACGATTTTAATGTTAACCCTTTCTCAAGAAATCTTAGAGTTTGTAGCAACAAGAAGTCAAAAAGAAAGAGAGTTATATTTTGAATATCACAGTGTATCTAAAAAAGATGGTTATCAATTACACCATATTTACCCAATTTCTTATGCTACATCAAGAAGAGAATTAGAATTAATTGATAATCATAAAAATCTTATATATATTTCTAATAAAATTCATTCTAAAATACCGCGAAGTAATACTTTTGTAGAAATAAAATGGGAACAAAACAAATTGTTTTTAGTAGACCCTGTAAGTGAAGGAAAAATAGATATCACAAATCACTGTTTACTAGATCAAACAAAAATACCCGAGATCCTAAAATACAATAAGGAGTTAATCGAAAAAATTCAATAAAAGAGAAGGTAATTGCTAATTTTATTCTACCCAAGGCTACATAAATCATCTCATCTATATTGTCCCGATTATTATAGATGAGCTTTAACTCCTTCAAATAAAATACAAACTTATTCTTTATTAATCCACTTAACTTCGAAAACTGCTTCTTCGTATAACTCCAAAAATTCTCTATCCCATTAATAAAACCTTACATGATCACCTTTAGGACATAGGTAACAAGTATATGTAATCAGCTAGCGAGTTTTTCATTAATCACCTCCTTTCTATAGTTCTGTTGGATATATTTTATAGCATAGTGTTGTTCTACAGACAAATCTGTTTTTGTTGTTTTCGATAGCCATTTTTCATAGGGAGTTAAGCCCTTGAGAGCCATACTGGGTCTTATGTAGTTTAATTGGTCTGTAAAAGCCTTTAACTTTTCTTCTCGGTCTGCGAGAAAGAAATTTGGTTTTCCGATAGAACTCTTTGTCATAGAGGTAATGAGCGTATTCGACTTTTCCGTTGGTCTGGGGTCTTCTGATTTGGGTTCGTTTGTGTTTTATACCGAGTTGTTTACAGGTTTTTTCGAAGGGATGATTTTTTCTACCCTTTTGAGTTTT
It contains:
- a CDS encoding site-specific DNA-methyltransferase; its protein translation is MEEIPDGVVDLVVTSPPYFNIKDYSKDGWQKTYHSKKISGQIGDISDYETYIQELLKVWNECDRTLKPNGKLIINAPLMPMLKRELNTHYNRHIFDIAADIQHSILKNIKNMFLYDIYIWNRINWSKKLMFGSYPYPRNFYAQNTIEFITVYVKEGKPDNNIPKEIRERSKLTEKEWVEYTKQIWNIPIPSKNDLAFGKHPAIMPEEIVRRCVKLFTYIGDVVLDPFAGSGTTLKVAKDLGRHFIGYEICKTYKDVIDRKLSQITFEEFLYAKG
- a CDS encoding site-specific DNA-methyltransferase; translation: MLKVETNKLYVMDCFKFLKLVPEEFVDLIIIDPPYNMKKDKWDKFNSTEDFFKFTNSYLDMLIPKLKVTGSFYIFNSPFNCAFILKYLLDKGLTFQNWITWDKRDGLSAAKRKYTSSQETILFLTRSHKYTFNVDDVRIPYDSLERIEHAKKKGILKNDKRWYPHPKGKLCTDVWHFSSERHKNKINGKTPKLPHATPKPLDLIERIIKASSNPGDLVLDCFVGIGTTAVAAKGLGRNFIGCDINPEYIKIANQRLKMIKNE